From the genome of Terriglobales bacterium, one region includes:
- a CDS encoding PfkB family carbohydrate kinase — MKTTRQYERLRHLVESFPDVTVTVLADLVADEFVFGEISRVSREAPVLILKHRERTVVPGGGGNAICNLADLGVNVLPVGIVGLDEPGRLLLHSFRQRHIPLSGIQKLRGYPTVTKTRILAGMAHTSRQQVVRVDREAERAIDPRTVRELVISARQYARVSDAVLISDYGYGAATPEILAGLGRLDGIPVTLDSRYRLLSYCGVAYATPNEPEVEEALGIKIGHDREKLFAAGDELLRRMKLQSLVITRGRDGMVAFARRHKPLDIPIFGEDQVVDVTGAGDTVIATLTAAIAAGANTEEAARLANYAGGIVVMKRGTATVTQKELLAALEKDLLHKPHHE; from the coding sequence ATGAAGACGACCCGGCAATACGAACGGCTGCGTCACCTCGTCGAATCGTTTCCCGATGTGACGGTAACCGTGCTGGCCGACCTGGTGGCCGACGAATTCGTCTTCGGCGAAATCTCCCGCGTATCGCGCGAGGCTCCTGTACTCATCCTCAAGCACCGCGAACGCACCGTAGTTCCTGGCGGCGGCGGCAATGCCATCTGCAACCTGGCCGATCTGGGAGTGAACGTACTCCCCGTGGGCATCGTAGGACTCGACGAACCTGGGCGGCTCTTGCTGCACAGTTTCCGGCAGCGCCACATTCCGTTGAGCGGAATCCAAAAGCTGCGTGGGTATCCCACCGTGACCAAGACACGCATTCTTGCGGGCATGGCGCACACCTCTCGTCAGCAAGTAGTACGTGTCGATCGCGAAGCAGAGCGCGCCATCGATCCGCGCACGGTGCGGGAGTTGGTTATCTCGGCGCGTCAATACGCCCGCGTTTCCGACGCCGTACTCATTTCCGACTACGGTTATGGCGCCGCCACTCCGGAGATTCTGGCGGGCCTCGGCCGGCTCGACGGCATTCCGGTCACACTGGATTCGCGCTATCGACTGCTGTCGTATTGCGGCGTCGCCTATGCGACTCCCAACGAACCGGAGGTGGAAGAAGCCCTGGGGATAAAAATCGGCCATGACCGCGAAAAGCTCTTCGCTGCCGGTGATGAACTGCTGCGCCGCATGAAGCTGCAGTCGCTGGTAATCACCCGGGGCCGTGACGGAATGGTGGCCTTCGCGCGCCGCCACAAGCCTCTGGATATCCCCATCTTCGGCGAGGACCAGGTGGTCGATGTAACCGGCGCAGGCGATACCGTCATTGCCACCCTCACCGCCGCTATCGCCGCCGGAGCCAATACCGAAGAAGCAGCCCGGTTGGCCAACTATGCAGGGGGAATCGTGGTGATGAAGCGGGGTACTGCCACCGTCACACAGAAGGAATTGCTGGCGGCTCTGGAGAAGGACCTCTTGCACAAACCGCATCACGAATGA
- a CDS encoding adenylyltransferase/cytidyltransferase family protein: MSTPQTKIVRREELQETAARWRAEGHRIVLANGVFDLLHVGHTRYLHGAKQLGDLLLVAVNSDESVRRLKGTNRPVTPAGERAEILAALADVDAVVIFSEPDVRAIIREVRPDVHAKGTDYTVETVPERDVVRECGGQVAIVGDPKDHSVTDILENKLPQAGRSQES; encoded by the coding sequence ATGAGCACGCCCCAAACAAAAATAGTTCGCCGCGAAGAGCTGCAAGAAACGGCAGCCCGCTGGCGTGCCGAAGGCCACCGCATCGTTCTGGCTAATGGCGTCTTCGATCTGCTGCACGTGGGCCACACCCGCTACCTGCATGGCGCCAAACAATTGGGGGATCTCCTACTTGTGGCAGTGAACTCCGATGAAAGCGTGCGCCGGCTGAAAGGCACAAATCGGCCAGTTACTCCCGCTGGCGAAAGAGCTGAAATCCTGGCTGCGCTGGCCGATGTCGATGCGGTGGTGATTTTCTCCGAACCTGATGTCCGAGCCATCATCCGGGAGGTTCGGCCCGATGTGCACGCCAAAGGTACGGATTACACAGTCGAGACCGTCCCCGAACGCGACGTGGTACGCGAGTGCGGCGGACAAGTAGCCATCGTCGGGGACCCCAAAGACCATTCCGTTACTGACATTCTCGAAAACAAGCTGCCGCAAGCGGGCCGCTCGCAGGAGAGTTGA
- the aceA gene encoding isocitrate lyase ICL2, protein MTTAEQQVEAARQWFADPRFAGIVRLYSPRQVAEQQGTIPGDYTVARRAAEAFYARLRELFQQRKQITTFGPYSPGQAVTMKRIGMEGIYLGGWATSAKGSSDEDPGPDLASYPLSQVPDEAAGLVRALLTADKNQHFARMRMSEEQRKANPVVDYRPFIIADADTGHGGDAHVRNLIRRLVEAGVPGYHIEDQKPGAKKCGHQGGKVLVAEDEQIKRLNAARLQLDIMRVPGIIVARTDAESATFLENRSDERDQPFILGATNLDLPSYKLGYLAILRKLSELGVEEVRGHLLFAVSEAAYQAAFAWLERVGLMPLIAESAKSLKNASANWLDNALDKIDTRYMEVWQSEAGLKTYAQAVAEVMESRTYEGVSFDMTVEEWLAFSRRASFYDVQERAKAMGVRVSWDCELPKTPEGFYQVEGGIDYAIAKSLAAAPFADILWMETKTADLEDAAKFADAIRAEFPDKMLAYNLSPSFNWDTTGMSDEEMRRFPEELGKLGFVFNFITYGGHQIDGLAAEEFATALKQDGMLALARLQRKFRLLESPYRTPQTLVGGPRLDAALIAVSGRTAATKAMGKGSTQFQHLVQTEFPTKVLEEWLAEWRKHFAYPEKLRVELRPHTAGSELLEISVLSDADREKLANVVFANIQDRRGRNILSVRDQNTTPALRKKRLMTLVQLFLIHRYNAGAVHYVTPTEDNQMQTQRMKSLGIFSNVNTEIGQIIVADVNREGVAELLKPERVALMEMIQKATSPALQAQS, encoded by the coding sequence ATGACTACAGCTGAGCAACAGGTCGAGGCCGCCAGGCAATGGTTTGCCGATCCACGGTTTGCGGGCATCGTCCGTCTCTACTCGCCACGCCAGGTGGCGGAGCAGCAAGGAACGATTCCGGGTGACTACACGGTCGCGCGGCGCGCTGCCGAAGCGTTCTACGCGCGCTTGCGCGAGCTGTTCCAGCAACGCAAGCAGATCACGACCTTCGGTCCTTATTCCCCCGGGCAGGCCGTGACCATGAAGCGCATCGGGATGGAAGGGATCTACCTGGGAGGTTGGGCGACGTCGGCTAAGGGATCGTCCGACGAGGATCCCGGCCCCGACCTGGCAAGCTATCCGCTCAGCCAGGTGCCGGACGAGGCAGCCGGATTGGTACGCGCGCTGCTCACGGCTGACAAGAATCAGCACTTCGCGCGCATGCGCATGAGCGAAGAGCAACGCAAGGCGAACCCAGTGGTTGACTATCGTCCGTTCATCATCGCTGACGCCGATACCGGCCACGGCGGCGACGCGCATGTGCGCAACCTGATCCGGCGGCTGGTCGAGGCCGGCGTACCCGGTTACCACATCGAAGATCAGAAGCCCGGAGCCAAGAAGTGCGGCCACCAGGGTGGGAAGGTGCTGGTGGCGGAAGACGAGCAGATCAAACGGCTCAACGCCGCCCGCCTGCAGCTCGACATCATGCGGGTTCCGGGCATCATCGTGGCGCGTACCGACGCCGAATCTGCGACGTTTCTGGAGAATCGCAGCGACGAGCGCGATCAGCCCTTCATCCTGGGCGCGACCAATCTCGACCTGCCCAGCTACAAGCTTGGGTATCTGGCTATTTTGCGGAAGCTCTCTGAGTTGGGAGTGGAGGAGGTCCGCGGACACTTGTTGTTCGCCGTCTCCGAGGCCGCATACCAGGCCGCATTCGCCTGGCTGGAGCGCGTGGGGCTGATGCCACTCATCGCGGAGAGTGCGAAGTCGCTCAAGAACGCCAGCGCCAACTGGCTCGACAACGCGCTCGACAAGATTGACACCCGCTACATGGAAGTGTGGCAGTCAGAAGCGGGGCTGAAGACTTATGCGCAGGCAGTCGCCGAGGTAATGGAGTCGCGCACCTACGAGGGCGTGAGCTTCGACATGACCGTCGAAGAATGGCTCGCCTTCTCGCGGCGCGCTTCGTTTTACGATGTGCAGGAGCGCGCGAAAGCCATGGGAGTTCGGGTCAGCTGGGATTGCGAGCTGCCGAAGACTCCCGAGGGCTTCTACCAGGTCGAGGGTGGAATCGATTACGCAATCGCCAAGTCCCTGGCGGCGGCTCCCTTCGCCGACATTCTGTGGATGGAGACTAAGACTGCCGATCTCGAAGACGCCGCGAAGTTCGCGGACGCAATTCGTGCGGAATTTCCAGACAAGATGCTAGCCTACAACTTGTCGCCATCGTTCAACTGGGACACCACCGGCATGAGCGACGAAGAAATGCGGCGGTTCCCCGAAGAATTGGGGAAACTGGGCTTCGTTTTCAACTTCATCACCTATGGCGGGCATCAGATCGACGGTCTGGCTGCCGAGGAGTTTGCCACCGCGCTGAAGCAGGACGGAATGCTGGCGCTGGCGCGCCTGCAGCGCAAATTCAGGCTGCTGGAATCGCCGTATCGGACTCCGCAAACGCTGGTGGGAGGACCACGGCTGGACGCCGCATTGATCGCGGTTTCCGGACGCACCGCTGCCACCAAGGCGATGGGCAAGGGATCGACGCAGTTCCAGCATCTGGTGCAGACGGAGTTCCCGACCAAGGTGCTGGAGGAGTGGCTGGCGGAGTGGCGGAAGCATTTTGCTTATCCGGAAAAATTGCGCGTCGAGCTGCGTCCCCATACCGCCGGTTCCGAGTTGCTGGAAATAAGCGTGCTTAGCGACGCCGATCGCGAGAAGCTAGCCAATGTTGTCTTTGCCAACATTCAGGATCGGCGCGGGCGCAACATCCTCTCGGTTCGCGACCAGAACACCACCCCGGCGCTCCGCAAGAAGCGGCTGATGACGCTGGTGCAGCTGTTCCTGATTCACCGCTACAACGCAGGCGCAGTGCACTACGTGACCCCGACCGAAGACAACCAGATGCAGACCCAGAGGATGAAGAGCCTCGGTATCTTTTCGAACGTCAATACCGAGATCGGGCAAATCATCGTGGCGGACGTAAACAGGGAAGGTGTGGCCGAACTGCTCAAGCCGGAGCGCGTAGCGCTCATGGAGATGATCCAAAAGGCGACGTCGCCGGCGCTGCAGGCTCAGAGCTGA
- the lpxK gene encoding tetraacyldisaccharide 4'-kinase: MASALLSAAFGAGVRTRNALYDKGTLRPRSLKGPVVSVGSLSVGGAGKTPFVILLGECLKKRGIAFDVLSRGYRRQTKGVALVDPSGLPAQFGDEPLLMSRKLAVPVIVGEDRHLAGEFAERQFGPRLHLLDDGFQHRQLARDFDIVLVTPDDTSDRLLPAGRLREPLSALRRADAVVLTSGATPDKFPIQNKTVWRVRRGIVMKDFPSRPVVFCGIARPAQFLAQLRVAGVDVVAEASFRDHHAYTEEDVRDLLQLRSQSQADGFITTEKDAVNLGGYFAALEPIRVVVVKMELADADRAIDHMLEVLDRRVKPRRDK; this comes from the coding sequence ATGGCGAGCGCTCTGCTCTCCGCCGCGTTCGGCGCCGGAGTGCGTACCCGCAACGCACTGTACGACAAGGGTACCTTACGCCCCAGATCGCTTAAGGGTCCGGTGGTCAGTGTTGGCAGCCTGAGTGTCGGAGGAGCCGGCAAAACACCGTTCGTCATTCTGCTGGGCGAGTGCCTGAAGAAGCGCGGCATCGCCTTCGACGTCCTTAGCCGCGGATATCGCCGCCAGACCAAAGGAGTTGCTCTGGTTGACCCCAGCGGCCTGCCCGCCCAGTTCGGAGACGAGCCGCTGTTGATGTCACGCAAGCTCGCTGTGCCAGTGATTGTGGGAGAAGACCGCCATCTCGCCGGCGAATTTGCCGAACGCCAATTCGGACCGCGTCTGCACCTGCTCGACGACGGCTTCCAGCACAGGCAACTGGCGCGCGATTTTGACATCGTGCTGGTGACTCCGGACGACACAAGTGATCGTCTGCTGCCGGCAGGCCGTTTGCGCGAGCCGCTCTCGGCCTTGCGCCGGGCGGATGCTGTGGTGCTGACCAGCGGAGCTACTCCCGACAAGTTTCCGATCCAGAACAAGACGGTTTGGCGGGTTCGCCGTGGAATTGTGATGAAAGATTTTCCTTCCCGACCGGTTGTGTTTTGTGGGATCGCCCGGCCGGCGCAATTTCTTGCCCAGCTGCGCGTGGCCGGCGTGGATGTCGTGGCGGAAGCTAGTTTCCGCGATCATCACGCCTACACGGAGGAGGACGTCCGCGATCTCCTGCAATTGCGCTCGCAAAGCCAGGCTGATGGCTTCATCACGACGGAGAAAGACGCCGTCAACCTGGGGGGATACTTTGCAGCCCTTGAGCCCATCCGGGTAGTAGTGGTGAAGATGGAGTTGGCAGATGCCGATCGCGCGATCGATCATATGTTGGAGGTTTTGGACCGGCGAGTAAAGCCACGGCGGGACAAATAG
- a CDS encoding 3-deoxy-D-manno-octulosonic acid transferase, producing MYLVYSALLALALLVSLPYWLLRMLASGKYREGLRERFGSLPQRLKWGSADMSAIWVHAVSVGEVLAVSGLIASLRERFPDHKIMVSTTTATGQKLARERFGERNVFYFPVDFAFAIRPYLKLLRPRLVVIAETEFWPNFLRLAKDSGTRIVVVNARLSDRSFPRYQRFRSLLRGVLGNVDAFLAQSEEDRGRLFLIGADARKVKVVGNLKFDIPAAKPVAITATLKAALAKGEASPVVVCGSTVQGEERMVLDAFQQVLERFPKALLILAPRHPERWPEVAEFVKRSGVQWWRRSQWKETDPQLLRSGVFLLDSIGELASVYSLATLAFVGGSLVPRGGHNIMEPAQHGVAILVGPYTENFREVVSVFIRAGAVDVVQPDSVGKEMLHLLFQEEKRALLAKHAREVVTANTGATERTLAVLEKLLAPEPQPAVAPSAQKPVVTNRGR from the coding sequence ATGTATCTTGTCTACAGTGCGCTGCTGGCGCTGGCGCTTCTGGTTAGCCTGCCTTATTGGCTGCTGCGCATGCTGGCCAGCGGCAAATACCGCGAAGGCTTGAGAGAGCGGTTCGGAAGCCTGCCACAGAGACTGAAATGGGGCAGCGCTGACATGTCCGCTATCTGGGTGCATGCCGTCTCGGTGGGCGAGGTGCTGGCGGTCAGCGGCCTGATTGCAAGCCTCCGTGAGCGCTTCCCCGACCACAAGATCATGGTTTCCACTACCACCGCCACCGGACAGAAGCTGGCCCGCGAGCGCTTCGGAGAACGTAATGTCTTTTATTTTCCGGTGGACTTCGCTTTCGCCATCCGGCCGTATCTGAAACTGCTTCGCCCGCGATTGGTGGTGATTGCGGAAACCGAGTTTTGGCCGAATTTCCTTCGCTTGGCCAAAGATAGTGGAACGCGCATTGTTGTGGTTAATGCCCGCCTCTCGGACCGTTCCTTTCCGCGATATCAGCGCTTTCGGTCGCTGCTGCGCGGCGTGCTCGGCAATGTGGACGCGTTCCTGGCGCAGAGCGAAGAGGATCGCGGACGTCTGTTTCTGATCGGAGCGGACGCCCGCAAGGTCAAGGTTGTAGGCAACCTTAAGTTCGATATTCCCGCCGCCAAACCGGTGGCGATCACCGCCACTCTGAAAGCAGCACTGGCCAAGGGGGAAGCCAGTCCTGTCGTCGTGTGCGGAAGTACTGTGCAAGGCGAAGAACGCATGGTGCTCGATGCATTCCAGCAGGTGCTGGAGCGCTTCCCTAAGGCGCTGCTGATTCTTGCTCCGCGCCATCCGGAACGCTGGCCCGAGGTGGCGGAATTCGTAAAGCGCTCAGGGGTGCAGTGGTGGCGAAGGTCGCAATGGAAGGAGACTGACCCTCAGCTGCTGCGCTCGGGCGTGTTTCTGCTGGACAGCATCGGAGAGCTGGCGTCGGTTTATTCCTTAGCGACTTTGGCTTTTGTGGGCGGCAGCCTGGTTCCGCGTGGCGGACACAACATAATGGAACCTGCCCAACATGGGGTGGCAATTCTGGTTGGCCCTTATACCGAGAACTTTCGCGAAGTGGTCTCCGTTTTCATACGCGCTGGCGCAGTGGATGTCGTACAGCCTGATAGTGTCGGCAAGGAAATGCTTCATTTATTGTTTCAGGAAGAGAAGCGGGCTCTGCTGGCGAAGCATGCGCGCGAAGTTGTGACTGCCAATACTGGGGCAACCGAGCGGACGCTGGCGGTGCTGGAAAAGCTTCTCGCTCCCGAACCCCAGCCCGCGGTGGCGCCGTCCGCGCAAAAGCCAGTGGTCACGAATCGGGGGCGCTGA
- a CDS encoding glycosyltransferase family 9 protein: MQPRSILVLRLGSMGDIIHTHAAFATLRAAFPAATLGWVIEDRWRALLPSGVDVVHAVDTKAWRSAPLSDETWEEILDAIRGLRKISYDVAVDFQGAIRSSLIARFCGAPRRIGFAQSREKIATMFYTHLVRPLARHVVEQNVELALAVAPRIRPQFRSSLYSTSAARDWWSDQMKRLGLHVQGYAVVNPGAGWGAKRWPPERFGSVVEILGANGLPSVINFGPGEEELAQAVASASAGFAHAVLCSVEELVEVTRCARIFVGGDTGPVHLAAALGKPVVAIFGPTDPERTGPFGVEAVVLRSSSSRTTFSHHRETEQGLLEITPEQVASAALGLLQRQKEKLHSTNETALYPEQLS; the protein is encoded by the coding sequence ATGCAGCCTCGCAGCATCCTTGTATTGCGCCTAGGCTCCATGGGCGACATCATTCACACTCACGCTGCTTTCGCGACTTTGCGTGCGGCGTTCCCCGCTGCCACTCTCGGCTGGGTGATCGAAGATCGCTGGCGTGCGCTATTGCCATCGGGTGTTGACGTGGTGCACGCTGTCGATACCAAAGCCTGGCGAAGTGCGCCATTATCCGACGAAACCTGGGAGGAGATCCTCGATGCGATTCGCGGCCTGCGCAAGATTTCCTACGATGTGGCCGTGGACTTTCAGGGTGCGATTCGCTCTTCCCTGATTGCCCGCTTCTGTGGGGCTCCGCGCAGAATAGGATTTGCTCAGTCACGAGAAAAAATAGCCACCATGTTCTATACGCATCTGGTACGACCGCTGGCTCGCCATGTGGTGGAGCAGAATGTCGAATTGGCGCTGGCCGTAGCGCCCAGGATTCGCCCGCAATTCCGATCGTCACTCTACAGCACGAGCGCAGCCCGCGACTGGTGGTCTGACCAAATGAAGCGTCTCGGTTTGCACGTCCAGGGCTATGCGGTGGTCAATCCGGGGGCGGGCTGGGGAGCCAAGCGCTGGCCTCCGGAGAGATTCGGCAGTGTCGTCGAGATCCTGGGGGCAAACGGATTGCCGTCGGTTATCAACTTTGGCCCGGGTGAAGAAGAGTTGGCGCAGGCTGTGGCGTCGGCCAGCGCAGGCTTCGCTCACGCGGTTCTCTGTTCAGTCGAAGAACTGGTTGAGGTGACGCGCTGTGCCCGTATCTTCGTCGGCGGCGACACCGGGCCCGTGCACCTGGCTGCAGCTCTGGGCAAACCTGTCGTAGCCATTTTTGGACCTACCGATCCCGAGCGCACCGGGCCGTTTGGCGTGGAGGCGGTGGTGCTGAGGAGCTCATCCAGCCGGACGACCTTCAGCCATCACCGTGAAACCGAACAAGGCTTGCTGGAGATCACCCCCGAGCAGGTAGCGAGTGCTGCTTTAGGATTGCTGCAGCGCCAGAAGGAAAAGTTGCATTCCACCAACGAAACTGCGCTCTATCCGGAGCAGCTTTCGTGA